A DNA window from Pseudomonas sp. B21-056 contains the following coding sequences:
- a CDS encoding phasin family protein, translated as MAGKKTTEKESSSWAGKIEKYSRKIWLAGLGVYSKIDTDGSKLFETLVKDGEKAEKLTKTAVGKQVDAAKDSAESAKSRMSGVKDRALGKWDELEGAFDKRLNSAISRLGVPSRNEVKALHSKVDTLTRQIEKLTGAKVTPVAAKTAAAKPATKTAAKPLVKATAKTVAKPAVKAAAKPAAKTAAAKPAVKAAAKPVAAKAAAKPAAKAAAKPAAKTAAAKPAAAKAAAKPAVKAAAKPAVKAAAKPAAAKKPAVKKAAAPKAAAPKAPAAVAKPATPTSTANSVSAPTPVATPTPAPAPSTPTSQS; from the coding sequence ATGGCTGGCAAAAAAACAACCGAAAAAGAAAGCAGCTCGTGGGCCGGGAAGATTGAAAAATACTCCCGCAAAATCTGGCTTGCTGGTTTAGGCGTGTACTCGAAGATCGACACTGACGGCAGCAAACTCTTCGAGACCCTGGTTAAGGACGGCGAGAAGGCCGAAAAACTCACCAAGACGGCGGTCGGCAAACAAGTCGATGCAGCCAAGGACTCTGCCGAGTCCGCCAAGTCGCGAATGAGCGGCGTGAAGGATCGTGCACTGGGCAAATGGGATGAACTGGAAGGGGCTTTCGACAAGCGCCTGAACAGCGCGATCTCGCGCCTGGGCGTGCCAAGCCGCAATGAAGTCAAGGCACTGCACAGCAAGGTCGATACCCTGACCAGGCAGATCGAAAAACTCACCGGGGCCAAGGTCACACCGGTGGCGGCCAAGACTGCAGCGGCCAAGCCGGCCACCAAAACGGCGGCCAAGCCATTGGTTAAAGCGACGGCAAAAACCGTCGCCAAACCGGCGGTGAAAGCGGCGGCCAAGCCAGCTGCAAAAACCGCAGCGGCCAAGCCTGCAGTCAAAGCCGCGGCCAAACCGGTAGCGGCCAAAGCGGCAGCCAAACCCGCCGCCAAGGCAGCGGCGAAACCCGCGGCAAAAACCGCAGCGGCGAAACCTGCTGCGGCCAAAGCGGCAGCGAAGCCAGCAGTAAAAGCAGCGGCCAAGCCAGCGGTAAAAGCAGCAGCCAAACCTGCTGCAGCGAAAAAGCCTGCCGTGAAGAAAGCGGCCGCGCCAAAAGCAGCAGCACCCAAGGCACCGGCAGCCGTCGCAAAACCGGCTACCCCGACGAGCACGGCAAATTCCGTCTCGGCGCCGACCCCGGTTGCCACCCCGACTCCAGCGCCGGCTCCATCGACGCCTACCAGTCAGTCCTGA
- the hslU gene encoding ATP-dependent protease ATPase subunit HslU, with protein sequence MSMTPREIVHELNRHIIGQDDAKRAVAIALRNRWRRMQLPEELRVEVTPKNILMIGPTGVGKTEIARRLAKLANAPFIKVEATKFTEVGYVGRDVESIIRDLADAAIKLLREQEITKVRHRAEDAAEERILDALLPPARMGFNADSAATQDSNTRQLFRKRLREGQLDDKEIEIEVAEMAGVDISAPPGMEEMTNQLQSLFANMGKGKKKSRKLKVKEALKLVRDEEASRLVNEEELKAKALEAVEQHGIVFIDEIDKVAKRGNVGGADVSREGVQRDLLPLIEGCTVNTKLGMVKTDHILFIASGAFHLSKPSDLVPELQGRLPIRVELKALSPEDFERILSEPHASLTEQYCALLKTEGLNIEFTPEGIKRLAQIAWQVNEKTENIGARRLHTLLERLLEEVSFSAGDLASKHDETPILIDAEYVNSHLGELAQNEDLSRYIL encoded by the coding sequence ATGTCCATGACTCCCCGCGAAATCGTCCACGAACTCAACCGCCATATCATCGGCCAGGACGATGCCAAGCGCGCCGTCGCCATCGCCCTGCGTAACCGCTGGCGCCGGATGCAGTTGCCCGAAGAGCTGCGCGTCGAAGTGACCCCCAAGAACATCCTGATGATCGGCCCGACCGGTGTCGGCAAGACCGAAATCGCCCGTCGCCTGGCGAAACTCGCCAACGCCCCGTTCATCAAGGTCGAGGCCACCAAGTTCACCGAAGTCGGCTATGTCGGCCGTGACGTCGAGTCGATCATCCGTGACCTGGCCGACGCCGCCATCAAGCTGCTGCGCGAACAGGAAATCACCAAGGTCCGCCACCGCGCCGAAGACGCCGCCGAAGAGCGCATCCTCGATGCCCTGCTGCCGCCGGCGCGCATGGGTTTCAACGCTGACTCCGCCGCGACCCAGGATTCCAATACCCGCCAGCTGTTCCGCAAACGCCTGCGCGAAGGCCAGTTGGACGACAAGGAAATCGAGATCGAAGTGGCCGAAATGGCCGGCGTCGACATTTCCGCGCCGCCGGGCATGGAAGAGATGACCAACCAGTTGCAGAGCCTGTTCGCCAACATGGGCAAGGGCAAGAAGAAAAGCCGCAAGCTCAAGGTCAAGGAAGCGCTGAAACTGGTGCGCGACGAGGAGGCCAGCCGCCTGGTCAACGAAGAAGAACTGAAGGCCAAGGCCCTGGAAGCCGTCGAGCAGCACGGCATCGTGTTCATCGACGAAATCGACAAGGTTGCCAAACGTGGCAATGTCGGCGGTGCTGACGTGTCCCGTGAGGGCGTGCAACGCGACCTGCTGCCACTGATCGAAGGTTGCACGGTCAACACCAAGCTGGGCATGGTCAAGACCGACCACATCCTGTTCATCGCCTCCGGCGCGTTCCACCTGAGCAAGCCGAGTGACCTGGTGCCGGAACTGCAAGGTCGCTTGCCAATTCGTGTGGAGCTCAAGGCGCTGTCGCCGGAAGACTTCGAGCGCATCCTGAGCGAGCCCCATGCGTCCCTGACCGAACAGTACTGCGCGCTGCTCAAGACCGAAGGCCTGAACATCGAGTTCACGCCCGAAGGTATCAAGCGCCTGGCGCAAATCGCCTGGCAGGTCAACGAGAAGACCGAGAACATCGGTGCTCGCCGCCTGCACACGCTGCTTGAGCGTCTGCTCGAGGAAGTGTCGTTCAGTGCCGGTGACCTGGCGAGCAAACACGACGAAACGCCGATCCTCATCGACGCCGAGTACGTCAACAGCCACCTGGGTGAACTGGCGCAGAACGAAGACCTGTCGCGGTATATCCTGTAA
- a CDS encoding DUF971 domain-containing protein gives MTRLPTAINLHKASKTLTLKYAPDEEYHLPAEFLRVHSPSAEVQGHGKPILQYGKLNVGLSKIEPAGQYALKLTFDDGHDSGLFTWEYLYQLAVRQEDLWSDYLAELKAAGKTRDPNASVVKLML, from the coding sequence ATGACCAGACTCCCCACCGCCATCAACCTGCACAAGGCCTCCAAAACCCTGACGCTGAAATACGCGCCGGACGAGGAGTATCACCTGCCCGCCGAATTCCTGCGGGTGCATTCGCCTTCCGCCGAGGTTCAGGGCCACGGCAAGCCCATCCTGCAATACGGCAAACTCAATGTCGGCCTGTCCAAGATCGAGCCGGCCGGCCAGTACGCACTGAAATTGACCTTCGACGACGGCCACGACAGCGGACTGTTCACCTGGGAGTACCTGTACCAGTTGGCAGTGCGTCAGGAGGACCTGTGGAGCGATTATCTTGCCGAGCTCAAGGCGGCCGGAAAAACCCGCGACCCGAACGCGTCCGTCGTCAAGCTGATGCTCTAG
- a CDS encoding TetR/AcrR family transcriptional regulator, whose product MKTRDRILECALHLFNEKGEPNVSTLEIANEMGISPGNLYYHFHGKEPLILGLFEHFQAQLSPLLDPPADAQLAPEDYWLFLHLIVERLAQYRFLFQDLSNLARRLPKLAKGIRQLLNALKRTLASLLAQLKAQGLLVSDTQALGQLVEQITLTLLFSLDYQRILDREGEVRLVVYQIMMLVAPHLLPAAKVATERLALRYLEDHE is encoded by the coding sequence ATGAAAACCCGCGACCGCATTCTTGAATGCGCCCTGCACCTGTTCAATGAAAAGGGCGAACCGAACGTTTCCACCCTGGAGATCGCCAACGAAATGGGCATCAGCCCGGGCAATCTCTATTACCACTTTCATGGCAAGGAACCGCTCATCCTCGGGCTGTTCGAGCACTTCCAGGCGCAACTGTCACCGCTGCTGGATCCGCCCGCCGATGCGCAACTGGCGCCGGAGGATTACTGGCTGTTCCTGCACCTGATCGTCGAACGCCTGGCCCAGTACCGGTTCCTGTTCCAGGACCTGTCGAACCTGGCCCGGCGCCTGCCGAAACTGGCCAAGGGTATCCGCCAGTTGCTCAATGCCCTGAAGCGGACCCTGGCCTCGCTGCTGGCGCAACTCAAGGCCCAGGGGCTTCTGGTCAGCGATACCCAGGCCCTGGGGCAACTGGTGGAGCAGATCACCCTGACGCTGCTGTTCTCGCTGGACTACCAGCGGATTCTTGATCGCGAAGGGGAGGTTCGGCTGGTGGTCTATCAGATCATGATGCTGGTGGCCCCGCACCTGCTGCCTGCGGCCAAGGTAGCGACCGAACGGTTGGCGTTGCGATACTTGGAGGACCACGAATAG
- the phaZ gene encoding poly(3-hydroxyalkanoate) depolymerase, which yields MPQPYIFRTVDLDGQTLRTAVRPGKPHLTPLLIFNGIGANLELVFPFIEALDPDLEVIAFDVPGVGGSSTPSRPYRFPGLAKLAARMLDYLDYGQVSVVGVSWGGALAQQFAHDYPERCKKLILAATAAGAVMVPGKPKVLWMMASPRRYVQPSHVLRIAPLIYGGSFRRDPSLAASHAARVRSAGKLGYYWQLFAGLGWTSIHWLHKIHQPTLILAGDDDPLIPLINMRMLAWRIPNSQLHIIDDGHLFLITRAEAVAPIIMKFLEEERQRAVMHPHPTPQGG from the coding sequence ATGCCGCAACCGTACATCTTCCGTACCGTCGATCTGGATGGCCAGACCTTGCGCACCGCGGTACGTCCCGGCAAGCCTCACTTGACGCCCCTGCTGATTTTCAACGGCATCGGCGCCAACCTGGAGCTGGTGTTCCCGTTCATCGAGGCCCTGGACCCGGACCTGGAAGTCATCGCCTTCGATGTGCCCGGTGTCGGCGGCTCCTCGACACCCAGCCGCCCCTATCGCTTTCCCGGCCTGGCAAAGCTTGCCGCACGCATGCTTGATTACCTCGACTACGGCCAGGTCAGCGTGGTCGGCGTGTCATGGGGCGGCGCCCTGGCCCAGCAGTTTGCCCACGACTACCCGGAGCGCTGCAAGAAGCTGATATTGGCGGCCACGGCCGCTGGCGCGGTGATGGTGCCGGGCAAGCCGAAGGTCCTGTGGATGATGGCAAGCCCCAGGCGCTACGTTCAGCCCTCCCATGTGCTGCGCATCGCGCCGCTGATCTACGGCGGCTCGTTCCGCCGGGACCCGAGCCTGGCGGCCAGCCACGCGGCCAGGGTCCGCTCGGCGGGCAAGCTCGGTTATTACTGGCAACTGTTTGCCGGCCTGGGCTGGACCAGTATCCACTGGCTGCACAAGATCCATCAGCCGACCCTGATCCTGGCCGGCGACGACGACCCGCTGATCCCCTTGATCAACATGCGCATGCTGGCCTGGCGCATCCCCAACTCCCAGCTGCACATCATCGATGACGGCCACCTTTTCCTGATCACCCGGGCCGAGGCCGTGGCGCCGATCATCATGAAATTCCTGGAGGAAGAACGACAGCGTGCGGTCATGCATCCGCATCCCACGCCGCAGGGTGGCTGA
- the argS gene encoding arginine--tRNA ligase, producing the protein MKDTIRQLIQQAITQLVTEGVLPEGLSPAIQVENTRDKTHGDFASNIAMMLAKPAGMKPRDLAEKIIAALPADENVSKADIAGPGFINFFQNTQALASRLDAALADERLGVRKAGPLQRTVVDLSAPNLAKEMHVGHLRSTIIGDGVARVLEFLGDTVIRQNHVGDWGTQFGMLMAYLQENPITSDELSDLENFYRAAKQRFDESPEFADRARGLVVKLQAGDAECMALWTKFKDISLSHCQKIYELLNVKLTMADVMGESAYNDDLINVVNDLRAKGMLVESNGAQCVFLDQFKTADGEPLPVIIVKADGGYLYATTDLAAVRYRNGVLKADRVLYFVDQRQALHFQQVFEVARLAGFVPRPMEMEHMGFGTMNGADGRPFKTRDGGTVKLIDLLTEAQERAYTLVKGKNPDLAEDELRQIAKVVGIDAVKYADLSKHRTSDYSFNFDLMLNFEGNTAPYLLYAYTRVAGVFRKLGKSFDEVQGRIVLQAAHEQELAARLAQFGEVLNNVADKGTPHTLCAYLYDVAGLFSSFYENCPILSADTPEQMQSRLRLAALTGRTLKQGLELLGLETLERM; encoded by the coding sequence ATGAAAGACACCATTCGCCAGCTCATCCAGCAAGCCATCACCCAACTCGTCACTGAAGGTGTGTTGCCAGAAGGCCTGTCGCCGGCGATTCAGGTCGAAAACACCCGCGACAAGACCCATGGCGACTTCGCCAGCAACATCGCGATGATGCTGGCGAAACCGGCCGGCATGAAACCACGGGACCTGGCCGAGAAAATCATCGCCGCGCTACCGGCTGATGAAAACGTCAGCAAGGCGGACATCGCCGGCCCCGGTTTCATCAACTTTTTCCAGAACACCCAGGCCCTGGCCTCGCGCCTGGACGCCGCCCTGGCCGACGAACGCCTCGGCGTGCGCAAGGCCGGCCCGTTGCAGCGCACCGTGGTCGACCTGTCCGCCCCGAACCTGGCCAAGGAAATGCACGTCGGCCACCTGCGCTCGACCATCATCGGCGACGGCGTGGCCCGGGTCCTGGAGTTCCTCGGCGACACCGTGATCCGCCAGAACCACGTCGGCGACTGGGGCACCCAGTTCGGCATGCTGATGGCCTATCTGCAGGAAAACCCGATTACCAGCGACGAGCTGTCGGACCTGGAGAACTTCTACCGCGCCGCCAAGCAACGCTTCGACGAGTCGCCGGAGTTCGCTGATCGCGCCCGTGGCCTGGTGGTCAAGCTGCAGGCCGGCGATGCCGAGTGCATGGCGCTGTGGACCAAGTTCAAGGACATCTCCCTGTCCCACTGCCAGAAAATCTACGAGCTGCTGAACGTCAAGCTGACCATGGCCGACGTGATGGGCGAAAGCGCCTACAACGACGACCTGATCAACGTGGTCAACGACCTTCGGGCCAAGGGCATGCTGGTGGAGAGCAATGGCGCCCAGTGCGTGTTCCTCGATCAGTTCAAGACCGCCGACGGCGAGCCGCTGCCGGTGATCATCGTCAAGGCCGACGGCGGCTACCTCTATGCCACCACCGACCTGGCGGCCGTGCGCTATCGCAACGGCGTGCTGAAGGCGGATCGGGTCCTGTACTTCGTCGACCAGCGCCAGGCCCTGCACTTCCAGCAAGTGTTCGAAGTGGCCCGCCTGGCCGGCTTCGTGCCGCGCCCGATGGAAATGGAGCACATGGGCTTCGGCACCATGAACGGCGCCGATGGCCGCCCGTTCAAGACCCGCGACGGCGGCACGGTGAAGCTGATCGACCTGCTGACCGAAGCCCAGGAGCGCGCCTACACCCTGGTCAAGGGCAAGAACCCGGACCTGGCCGAAGACGAACTGCGCCAGATCGCCAAGGTGGTGGGCATCGACGCGGTGAAATACGCCGACCTGTCCAAGCACCGCACCAGCGACTACAGCTTCAACTTCGACCTGATGCTCAATTTCGAAGGCAACACCGCGCCGTACCTGCTGTACGCGTACACCCGTGTGGCGGGTGTATTCCGCAAGCTCGGCAAAAGCTTCGATGAAGTGCAGGGCCGGATTGTGCTGCAGGCCGCCCACGAACAGGAGTTGGCCGCACGGCTGGCGCAGTTTGGCGAAGTGCTGAACAACGTCGCCGACAAGGGCACGCCGCACACCCTGTGCGCCTACCTGTATGACGTGGCCGGCCTGTTCTCCAGCTTCTACGAGAACTGCCCGATCCTCAGCGCCGACACCCCGGAGCAAATGCAGAGCCGCCTGCGCCTCGCCGCGCTGACCGGACGCACACTCAAGCAAGGCCTGGAACTGCTGGGCCTGGAAACGCTGGAGCGCATGTAA
- the hslV gene encoding ATP-dependent protease subunit HslV — MTTIVSVRRHGKVVMGGDGQVSLGNTVMKGNAKKVRRLYHGQVIAGFAGATADAFTLFERFEGQLEKHQGHLIRAAVELAKEWRTDRSLSRLEAMLAVANKDASLIITGNGDVVEPEDGLIAMGSGGAYAQAAASALLKKTDLSAREIVETALGIAADICVFTNHTQTIEEQDLAE; from the coding sequence TTGACCACCATCGTTTCAGTCCGCCGTCATGGCAAAGTCGTCATGGGCGGCGACGGCCAGGTTTCACTGGGTAACACCGTGATGAAAGGCAATGCGAAGAAAGTCCGTCGCCTGTATCACGGCCAGGTCATCGCCGGCTTCGCCGGGGCCACTGCCGACGCCTTCACCCTGTTCGAACGTTTCGAAGGCCAGTTGGAAAAACACCAGGGCCATCTGATCCGTGCCGCCGTGGAACTGGCCAAGGAGTGGCGTACCGACCGCTCCCTCAGCCGTCTCGAAGCCATGCTCGCGGTCGCCAACAAGGACGCCTCGCTGATCATCACCGGCAACGGCGATGTGGTTGAACCCGAAGATGGCCTGATCGCCATGGGTTCCGGTGGCGCCTACGCCCAGGCCGCCGCCAGTGCACTGCTGAAAAAGACCGACCTGTCGGCCCGTGAGATCGTCGAGACTGCCCTGGGCATTGCCGCCGATATCTGTGTCTTCACCAACCACACCCAAACCATTGAGGAGCAGGATCTCGCGGAGTGA
- the phaC gene encoding class II poly(R)-hydroxyalkanoic acid synthase, protein MSNKNNDDLKYQASENTLGLNPVVGLRRKDLLASARMVLTQTLKQPLHSARHVAHFGAELKNVLFGKSELQPAADDRRFNDPAWSQNPLYKRYMQTYLAWRKELHAWIDDSSLTPQDISRGHFVINLMTEAMSPTNSAANPAAVKRFFETGGKSLLDGLSHLAKDLVHNGGMPSQVDMGAFEVGKSLGVTEGAVVFRNDVLELIQYRPITEQVHERPLLVVPPQINKFYVFDLSPDKSLARFCLRSNVQTFIVSWRNPTKEQREWGLSTYIEALKEAVDVVTAITGSKDVNMLGACSGGITCTALLGHYAALGEKKVNALTLLVSVLDTTLDTDVALFVDEQTLEAAKRHSYQAGVLEGRDMAKVFAWMRPNDLIWNYWVNNYLLGNEPPVFDILFWNNDTTRLPAAFHGDLIEMFKTNPLTRPNALEVCGTPIDLKQVTADIFALAGTNDHITPWKSCYKSAQLFGGKVDFVLSSSGHIQSILNPPGNPKSRYMTGEDMPVKAEDWQENSTKHTDSWWLHWQAWQAERSGKLKKAPTVLGNKSYVAGEAAPGTYVHER, encoded by the coding sequence ATGAGCAACAAGAACAACGATGACCTGAAATACCAGGCCTCGGAAAATACCCTGGGGTTGAATCCTGTTGTCGGCTTGCGCAGAAAAGACCTGCTGGCCTCTGCTCGTATGGTCCTGACCCAGACCCTCAAGCAACCGCTGCACAGCGCCAGGCACGTCGCCCATTTCGGTGCCGAGCTCAAGAACGTCCTGTTCGGCAAGTCCGAGCTGCAACCTGCCGCCGATGACCGTCGCTTCAACGACCCGGCGTGGAGCCAGAACCCGCTCTACAAACGCTACATGCAAACCTACCTGGCATGGCGCAAGGAACTGCACGCCTGGATCGATGACAGCAGCCTGACGCCCCAGGACATCAGTCGTGGGCATTTCGTGATCAACCTGATGACCGAAGCCATGTCGCCGACCAACTCGGCGGCCAACCCGGCGGCGGTCAAGCGCTTCTTCGAAACCGGTGGCAAGAGCCTGCTGGACGGCCTGTCCCACCTGGCCAAGGACCTGGTGCACAACGGCGGGATGCCGAGCCAGGTGGACATGGGCGCGTTCGAAGTCGGCAAGAGCCTGGGCGTGACCGAAGGCGCCGTGGTGTTTCGCAACGACGTGTTGGAGCTGATCCAGTACCGCCCCATCACCGAGCAGGTCCATGAGCGGCCCCTGCTGGTGGTACCGCCGCAGATCAACAAGTTCTACGTATTCGACCTGAGCCCGGACAAGAGCCTGGCGCGCTTCTGCCTGCGCAGCAATGTGCAGACCTTCATCGTCAGTTGGCGCAACCCCACCAAGGAACAGCGCGAGTGGGGCCTGTCGACCTACATCGAGGCGCTCAAGGAAGCGGTGGATGTGGTCACGGCCATCACCGGCAGCAAGGACGTGAACATGCTGGGGGCCTGCTCGGGCGGCATTACCTGCACCGCGCTGCTGGGCCATTACGCCGCCCTCGGCGAGAAAAAGGTCAATGCCCTGACCCTGCTGGTGAGCGTGCTCGACACCACCCTGGACACCGATGTGGCGCTGTTCGTCGACGAGCAGACCCTCGAGGCCGCCAAGCGTCATTCCTACCAGGCGGGCGTGCTCGAAGGCCGCGACATGGCGAAGGTCTTCGCCTGGATGCGCCCCAACGACCTGATCTGGAACTACTGGGTCAACAACTACCTGCTGGGCAACGAGCCGCCGGTATTCGACATCCTTTTCTGGAACAACGACACCACGAGGCTTCCGGCAGCGTTCCACGGCGACCTCATCGAAATGTTCAAGACCAACCCGCTGACCCGGCCCAATGCACTGGAAGTGTGCGGCACACCGATCGATCTCAAGCAGGTCACTGCCGACATCTTTGCCCTGGCGGGCACCAACGACCACATCACCCCGTGGAAGTCCTGCTACAAGTCGGCGCAGTTGTTTGGCGGCAAGGTGGATTTCGTGCTGTCGAGCAGCGGTCATATCCAGAGCATCCTCAACCCGCCGGGCAACCCCAAGTCGCGCTACATGACCGGTGAAGACATGCCCGTCAAGGCCGAGGACTGGCAGGAAAACTCCACCAAGCACACCGACTCCTGGTGGCTGCACTGGCAGGCCTGGCAGGCCGAGCGCTCGGGCAAACTGAAAAAGGCCCCCACCGTCCTGGGCAACAAGAGCTATGTGGCGGGTGAAGCGGCGCCTGGTACCTATGTGCATGAGCGATAA
- the phaC gene encoding class II poly(R)-hydroxyalkanoic acid synthase codes for MRDKPAKGSTPAPASFINAQNAVTGLRGRDLLSTLRDVAVHGLRNPVHSARHALKLGSQLGRVLLGETVHPTNPKDKRFADPTWELNPFYRRSLQAYLSWQKQVRSWIDDCGMSPDDHARAHFAFSLLNDAVAPSNTLLNPLAVKELFNSGGTSLIRGISHLVDDLLHNDGMPRQITPHAFEVGKTLAITPGAVVFRNEMLELIQYRPMSEKQYAKPLLIVPPQINKFYVFDLTPSNSLVQYALKNGLQVFIISWRNPDVRHREWGLSSYVEATEEAMNVCRAITGAREVNLMGACAGGMTIAALQGHLQAKRQLRRVASATYLVSLLDCQIDSAATLFLDEQALEAAKRRSYQKGILDGRDMARVFAWMRPNDLVWNYFINNYLLGKEPPAFDILYWNNDSTRLPAAYHGELLDLFKHNPLTRPGALEVCGTPIDLQNVTVDSFSVAGINDHITPWDAVYRSTLLLGGERRFVLSNSGHIQSIINPPGNPKANYVESPQLSGDPRAWYYDGKHVDGSWWPQWLEWIQARSGTRRETRMTLGNAKYPPLEAAPGTYVRVR; via the coding sequence ATGCGCGACAAACCGGCGAAGGGTTCCACGCCCGCCCCTGCCAGCTTCATCAATGCGCAAAATGCGGTCACCGGCCTGCGCGGCAGGGATCTGCTGTCCACCTTGCGTGACGTTGCCGTCCATGGTTTGCGCAACCCGGTGCACAGTGCCCGGCATGCGTTGAAGCTGGGCAGTCAGTTGGGGCGCGTGCTGCTCGGGGAGACCGTGCATCCCACCAACCCCAAGGACAAACGCTTCGCCGATCCCACCTGGGAGCTCAACCCCTTCTACCGTCGCAGCCTGCAGGCCTACCTGAGCTGGCAGAAACAGGTCAGGAGCTGGATCGACGATTGCGGCATGAGCCCGGATGATCATGCACGCGCACATTTTGCCTTCTCCTTGCTCAACGATGCCGTAGCGCCCTCCAACACCTTGCTCAACCCACTGGCGGTCAAGGAACTCTTCAACTCCGGTGGTACCAGCCTGATTCGCGGTATCAGTCATCTGGTCGACGACCTGCTGCACAACGATGGCATGCCACGGCAGATCACGCCCCATGCCTTCGAGGTCGGCAAGACCCTGGCAATCACACCCGGCGCGGTGGTGTTTCGCAACGAAATGCTCGAGCTGATCCAGTACCGGCCCATGAGCGAAAAACAGTACGCCAAGCCGTTGCTGATCGTGCCGCCGCAAATCAACAAGTTCTATGTTTTCGACCTGACGCCCTCCAACAGCCTCGTCCAATACGCCCTGAAGAACGGTTTGCAGGTGTTCATCATCAGTTGGCGCAACCCGGATGTGCGTCACCGCGAATGGGGCCTGTCCAGTTATGTGGAGGCCACCGAAGAAGCCATGAACGTCTGCCGGGCGATCACCGGCGCCCGCGAAGTCAATCTCATGGGCGCCTGCGCCGGCGGCATGACCATCGCGGCCCTGCAAGGCCATCTGCAAGCCAAGCGCCAGTTGCGCCGGGTTGCCAGTGCCACGTACCTGGTGAGCCTGCTGGACTGCCAGATCGACAGCGCGGCCACACTGTTCCTCGACGAACAGGCTCTAGAAGCCGCCAAGCGCCGGTCCTACCAGAAAGGCATCCTCGATGGCCGCGACATGGCCCGGGTCTTCGCCTGGATGCGGCCCAACGACCTGGTCTGGAACTACTTCATCAATAACTACCTGCTGGGCAAGGAGCCTCCGGCCTTCGACATCCTCTACTGGAACAACGATTCCACCCGGTTGCCGGCGGCCTATCACGGCGAGCTGCTGGACCTCTTCAAGCACAACCCGCTCACCCGCCCCGGCGCGCTGGAGGTGTGTGGCACGCCGATCGACCTGCAAAACGTGACGGTGGACAGTTTCAGCGTGGCCGGTATAAACGACCACATCACCCCGTGGGACGCGGTGTATCGTTCGACGCTGCTGCTGGGAGGCGAGCGACGCTTCGTGCTCTCCAACAGCGGTCATATCCAGAGCATCATCAACCCACCGGGCAACCCCAAGGCCAATTACGTCGAGAGCCCGCAACTGAGCGGCGACCCGCGGGCCTGGTATTACGACGGCAAACACGTCGATGGCAGTTGGTGGCCCCAGTGGCTGGAATGGATTCAGGCGCGCTCCGGTACCCGGCGTGAAACCCGGATGACCCTGGGCAACGCCAAATACCCACCCCTGGAGGCGGCACCCGGAACCTATGTACGCGTGCGCTGA
- a CDS encoding SPOR domain-containing protein: MAAKKKPAPKRGASRYQAPAKKPIPGWLWMAIGLSVGAFIVFLMKLEPGQGDDVKRVRQEQQKATRIAEANKTPPSPTQPVKPKYDFYTLLPESEVIVPPDAVPEKTLPTPQVPATPVTPAEAAKIDTARAQAALAGITPPPAPPVQKAAPVTKFFLQAGSFRKEADADKVRAQIILQGQSVSVESGTVKDETWYRVMVGPFSNREELTKAQKQLAGSGFSNLLLQQRQSR, from the coding sequence TTGGCCGCCAAGAAAAAACCAGCACCCAAGCGCGGCGCCAGTCGTTACCAGGCCCCGGCCAAGAAGCCGATTCCGGGCTGGTTGTGGATGGCGATCGGCCTGAGCGTCGGCGCCTTCATCGTGTTCCTGATGAAACTGGAGCCGGGCCAGGGCGATGACGTCAAGCGCGTCCGCCAGGAGCAGCAGAAGGCCACGCGCATCGCCGAGGCCAACAAGACCCCGCCGAGCCCGACGCAACCGGTGAAGCCGAAGTACGACTTCTACACCCTGCTGCCGGAGTCGGAAGTCATCGTGCCGCCCGATGCGGTGCCGGAGAAAACCCTGCCGACGCCGCAGGTGCCCGCCACGCCGGTCACGCCGGCCGAAGCCGCGAAGATCGACACCGCCCGCGCCCAGGCCGCCCTGGCCGGGATCACGCCGCCACCAGCGCCGCCGGTACAGAAGGCCGCGCCGGTGACGAAGTTCTTCCTGCAGGCCGGTTCGTTCCGCAAGGAGGCCGACGCCGACAAGGTCCGGGCGCAGATCATCCTGCAGGGCCAATCCGTATCGGTGGAATCCGGGACCGTGAAGGACGAAACCTGGTACCGGGTCATGGTCGGCCCGTTCAGCAACCGCGAGGAGCTGACCAAGGCGCAGAAACAACTGGCTGGCAGCGGCTTCAGCAACCTGTTGTTACAACAACGCCAAAGCCGCTAG